One stretch of Leishmania panamensis strain MHOM/PA/94/PSC-1 chromosome 29 sequence DNA includes these proteins:
- a CDS encoding Tob55, putative (TriTrypDB/GeneDB-style sysID: LpmP.29.1830): MTEATHQTVNICEDDLKVAMKMPIRAHVRLVGIEKTHPDVVARDLETIKRCLTIQEAVETITEIRSRWISAGIFRSVQYNFEPTADGNQNDICVRLDVVEEKPKKSIGVFTTETSIPEITVALENILGGRYSVKGNYIPPATRVHSISFSFLSNVPLIGQSAEYYIGRKTENKTYHLANSERVEEVKATTTNRKGKLATEFSVGFQRRTLLTKHMKSIPAEDVADFSATDKGYVRHQLTITDVAHHANPFLYNMYPLPIYGTQISFCNEFAGGPVGGDFSFLKSEFQGSKYIPLGPFFSMQLSAKLAGIYPLFGSRIPLNDRLFLSNCHVRGFKSVGPSTLDWGGNISRFAATGGNALWATSLSLNFPFLFFPNNGIASMHLFANAGHVRMTDSLDALKDAYRWLRDCACSIGAGIVITRIPIFGIAPSGRFELNMSIPLGIDKQGNVVCRNGRKSLFDRFRFGLVWSSNFSF; encoded by the coding sequence aTGACTGAGGCTACGCACCAAACGGTGAACATTTGTGAGGATGACCTCAAAGTAGCTATGAAAATGCCTATTCGCGCCCATGTGCGCCTGGTGGGCATCGAAAAGACACATCCGGATGTTGTGGCAAGAGATCTAGAGACAATAAAGCGATGTCTCACAATACAGGAGGCCGTTGAGACAATTACAGAAATCCGCAGTCGGTGGATTTCTGCAGGGATTTTTCGGAGCGTTCAGTATAATTTTGAACCGACTGCAGATGGAAATCAAAACGATATCTGTGTTCGATTAGATGTTGTCGAAGAGAAGCCCAAAAAGAGTATCGGTGTCTTTACAACTGAGACTTCCATTCCAGAAATTACTGTTGCTCTTGAGAACATATTGGGCGGTCGTTACTCTGTCAAAGGCAACTACATTCCTCCTGCGACCCGAGTTCATTCGAtatcgttttcttttctctcgaACGTTCCCCTCATTGGCCAGAGTGCTGAATACTATATAGGGAGAAAAACGGAAAACAAAACCTACCACCTAGCAAACTCTGAGCGCgtagaggaggtgaaggcaaCCACCACAAATCGCAAAGGCAAACTTGCGACTGAATTTTCGGTTGGATTCCAGAGGCGGACACTATTAACGAAGCATATGAAGAGTATCCCTGCGGAGGACGTGGCTGATTTTTCTGCGACGGATAAGGGCTACGTTCGGCACCAACTCACCATTACAGACGTTGCTCACCACGCCAATCCGTTTCTCTACAATATGTACCCACTCCCTATTTATGGCACACAGATCAGCTTTTGCAATGAATTTGCCGGTGGACCTGTTGGCGGTGACTTTTCGTTTCTGAAAAGTGAATTTCAAGGGTCCAAGTACATCCCACTAGGTCCCTTTTTCAGTATGCAGTTAAGTGCAAAACTCGCTGGAATTTACCCCCTTTTTGGAAGTCGTATCCCTCTCAATGATCGGCTATTCTTGTCCAATTGTCATGTTCGCGGGTTTAAGTCAGTCGGGCCCTCTACATTAGATTGGGGAGGCAATATTAGTCGCTTTGCGGCAACTGGAGGCAATGCTCTGTGGGCTACATCGCTAAGTCTGAACTTtccatttctttttttcccaAACAACGGGATCGCTTCAATGCACCTTTTTGCAAACGCCGGCCATGTGCGCATGACTGACTCGCTCGATGCACTCAAGGATGCCTATCGCTGGTTGCGGGATTGTGCGTGCTCTATTGGTGCCGGAATCGTAATTACGCGGATACCCATCTTCGGCATCGCACCGAGTGGACGCTTTGAACTAAACATGTCGATCCCTCTCGGCATAGATAAGCAGGGTAACGTTGTTTGCCGCAACGGCCGCAAAAGTTTGTTCGACCGCTTCCGATTCGGTCTGGTGTGGTCATCTAATTTCTCGTTCTAA
- a CDS encoding hypothetical protein (TriTrypDB/GeneDB-style sysID: LpmP.29.1820), which translates to MLEIPAAFIGEFDALDGPKVTYAFEYFDFNRVAKNSSIVRQLLCFIEGKTLLGKHVASGLLHHECQDYLNSVAAHVLTSNESREERLLYQESGCPCVGSFLFSIPDIVARGEKRRFCLIFLHPSYHELVARWDYLSCFTEVLLRRWTQRATARYQQEYATVANLEQLREESRRKPLRSLTELLSPPDPDSDSALTSAAAQELVMENMHCQFEVVLPQALSEPIPLSSHDKEAAQRDAERILEDRLPFAQSCIDRVNTDAAHLCNGDILMLQFVKQLVFVDAEIVVKPLPLWLLQFFSDTAVESAPEAAVHILLRALFSGNQILITGEDARDCASLAMTLAYTLPPTLVKMHLGSETYRMPYESRLLTFSQHALSKYLFVPSPTAALEHSSPHIIKLFDMEADGIVHVRVDNQRISSIQDCDQLRRAAQRRERQAEENETTVELTTLENRILTLLQPYTAYSREQSSISVSALQLLTTQMHQLVSEYVLRGRVYGQLFSKQEVEENSMPLTPESSAPQASLAKSPLRASASSLMGQRHFFTGSGWRSSLYSGAPQSALSSASSGEAAAAERQSLASSSITKRAHLSPVYGKQFQQQHYVFSSFAPEDHAILVFLGSA; encoded by the coding sequence ATGCTGGAGATCCCCGCTGCTTTCATTGGCGAGTTTGACGCCCTTGACGGACCGAAGGTGACGTACGCTTTTGAGTACTTTGATTTCAACCGCGTTGCCAAGAATAGTTCTATTGTacgccagctgctgtgcttcATTGAAGGAAAGACGCTTCTGGGTAAGCATGTCGCGAGTGGTCTGCTGCATCATGAGTGCCAAGACTACCTCAACTCTGTAGCAGCTCACGTACTCACGTCAAATGAAAGTCGAGAGGAACGCCTGCTGTACCAAGAAAGTGGGTGCCCGTGCGTCGGCAGCTTTCTTTTCAGTATACCGGACATCGTGGCGCGCGGGGAGAAGCGCCGGTTTTGTCTTATATTTCTGCATCCTTCGTATCACGAGCTAGTGGCGCGATGGGATTACCTTAGTTGCTTTACCGAGGTGCTGTTGAGGCGGTGGACGCAGCGCGCCACTGCTCGATATCAGCAGGAGTATGCTACCGTGGCAAACTTGGAGCAGCTACGTGAGGAGTCGCGCCGGAAGCCGCTCCGCTCGCTCACAGagctcctttcccctcccgACCCAGACTCAGATAGTGCGTTGACGTCTGCTGCCGCACAGGAACTTGTGATGGAGAATATGCATTGCCAATTCGAAGTTGTTCTTCCCCAAGCGCTGTCGGAACCCATTCCTTTGTCGAGTCACGATAAGgaggctgcgcagcgtgACGCTGAACGGATCTTGGAAGACCGACTGCCGTTTGCTCAGTCCTGTATTGACCGGGTGAATACAGACGCCGCACATCTATGCAACGGTGACATTCTAATGCTGCAATTCGTGAAGCAGTTGGTTTTTGTCGACGCGGAAATAGTGGTGAAGCCGCTACCACTGTGGCTTCTTCAGTTTTTCTCTGACACCGCTGTCGAGAGCGCGCCAGAGGCTGCGGTACACATCCTTTTGCGTGCTCTTTTCAGCGGCAACCAGATTCTCATCACCGGGGAGGATGCTCGAGATTGTGCCAGCCTTGCAATGACGTTGGCATACACACTTCCTCCAACTCTGGTGAAGATGCACCTCGGCTCGGAGACTTATCGTATGCCATACGAAAGCCGACTCTTGACCTTTTCGCAACACGCCCTCTCCAAGTACCTTTTCGTACCATctcccactgctgctttgGAGCACAGCTCACCACATATTATAAAGCTCTTCGACATGGAGGCGGACGGAATCGTACACGTGCGCGTGGACAACCAGCGTATTAGCTCCATTCAGGATTGTGaccagctgcgccgtgctgctCAGCGACGTGAGCGGCAAGCAGAGGAAAACGAGACAACCGTCGAGCTCACCACTCTGGAAAACCGAATACTCACCCTTCTCCAGCCGTACACTGCATACTCGCGCGAGCAAAGCAGCATCAGTGTATCGGCACTCCAGCTCCTCACTACCCAGATGCATCAACTGGTGAGCGAGTATGTGTTACGTGGGCGTGTTTACGGACAGCTCTTCTCGAAACAGGAGGTAGAGGAGAACAGCATGCCACTGACCCCAGAATCTAGCGCACCACAAGCGTCACTAGCAAagtcgccgctgcgtgcgAGTGCCTCGTCGCTGATGGGACAGCGTCACTTTTTCACCGGTTCcggctggcgcagctcccTCTacagcggcgcgccgcagTCTGCGTTGTCCTCAGCTTCCAGCGGTGAGGCGGCCGCAGCCGAGCGACAATCACTCGCCAGTTCTTCTATCACAAAGCGcgcccacctctcccctgtGTATGGCAAGCAgtttcagcagcagcactacgTCTTCTCCAGTTTTGCTCCCGAAGACCACGCGATACTCGTTTTTTTGGGAAGTGCGTGA
- a CDS encoding hypothetical protein (TriTrypDB/GeneDB-style sysID: LpmP.29.1850) — translation MEYVDTYGGSGGGGRLRSGAQESTTATGATRPYLEQRTAAPVTSALGQELDRLVGGTLAAQEYRDRLEALTRSVQASDEKVLNLTRLVKLSQSIQEEKETDLQRQNDELRARLKRQEQLTTQLQRQLEDMQAAVDVQAFHQVVARLEGQVSAYKGRQEEEWVSLQQRIGELEERLQRTSTCTAEHCEQRLMQLDERLQQITHSTADATNQWAKRNFIRLKEHVDSLRVDLDDVRGGQQELKSTVQSASCRAEVEYKKVLLLLQQKTKEADALSSLVEKELQHLQKVAHRHQILASKDITPAFEFDEKPYDALKFAGEGKRRGAVSAADRRRR, via the coding sequence ATGGAGTACGTGGACACGTacggtggtagtggtggtgggggccGCCTCCGATCTGGTGCGCAGGAATCAACCACAGCAACTGGCGCTACACGGCCCTACCttgagcagcgcaccgctgcaccagTGACCAGTGCGCTAGGTCAAGAGCTGGATCGCCTTGTTGGTGGCACGCTCGCGGCACAGGAGTACCGTGACCGATTGGAGGCGCTCACACGCAGTGTGCAGGCAAGTGATGAGAAGGTATTGAACCTGACACGCCTGGTGAAGCTGTCGCAGAGCATtcaggaggaaaaggaaacggATTTGCAGCGCCAGAACGACGAGCTGCGTGCGCGGCTCAAGCGACAGGAACAGTTGACGacccagctgcagcggcagctggaggacATGCAGGCTGCTGTGGATGTACAGGCGTTTCACCAGGTCGTGGCGCGTCTTGAGGGACAAGTGAGCGCGTACAAAGGAAGGCAGGAGGAAGAATGGGTatcgcttcagcagcgcatcggAGAGCTGGAAGAGCGTTTGCAGCGGACTAGCACATGCACGGCGGAGCACTGCGAGCAGCGGTTGATGCAGCTTGACGAACGTCTGCAGCAAATCACGCATTCCACTGCGGATGCTACGAATCAGTGGGCAAAGCGCAACTTTATCCGCTTAAAGGAACATGTCGACTCACTTCGTGTCGATCTGGACGACGTTCGCGGcgggcagcaggagctgaaATCAACTGTGCAGAGCGCCAGCTGCCGTGCCGAAGTAGAGTACAAGAaggtgcttctcctcctgcagcaaAAGACAAAGGAGGCAGATGCGCTGTCGTCActggtggagaaggagctgcagcatctGCAGAAGGTGGCGCACCGGCACCAGATTCTGGCATCCAAGGACATCACACCAGCTTTCGAGTTTGACGAGAAGCCGTATGATGCGCTCAAGTTtgcgggggaagggaaacgTCGTGGCGCGGTGTCTGCAGCAGACCGCAGGCGAAGGTGA
- the GCVL-1 gene encoding dihydrolipoamide dehydrogenase, putative (TriTrypDB/GeneDB-style sysID: LpmP.29.1840): protein MKRTFFPLAKKFDVCVLGGGPAGIAAALRAYELGKKACIVEEARIGGADFWNGALQSKTLWEMSKFARYSMGNTSHRFMKSVCELPKIKHENLIKAITTSAETRESQTLEVLAKAEIELVFGFGFFKTPNLIGVAKKDGTEENVEADYFVIATGAQPRPHPTAVADGKVVFTSDDIMWQPLPKSIVIIGAGVIGCEFASIFANFGVTQVNIIEKSGRILPMEDEDIALFVQTLLENKGVYFHHHSAMESSNIEEGKFNYTLRDVRDNSLHEHVTDSALVSIGRVPMVSKLNLKTIGVKMENNHINRDDFLRVAPHKNIYACGDTCTRAALVNVAELEGRACIDHMYIPYPEEQLKLKLDNLSTIMFLDQEVAAVGLNEQQCQKMSIGYKMARYSYEYVGRALAMGNTRGFIKLVVTNDKRMQVLGVRAVGPHASSIIELASLAIHNCDSAYDLRNLHAAYPAITQAFQECLHMLLGSSILKPGVFPQLVVREWNPPHFEHGRSYAKKK from the coding sequence ATGAAGCGAACTTTTTTTCCGCTAGCGAAGAAATTCGACGTCTGTGTGTTAGGCGGCGGTCCCGCCGGCATTGCCGCGGCCCTTCGCGCCTACGAACTGGGGAAAAAAGCTTGTATAGTTGAAGAGGCTCGTATCGGCGGTGCTGACTTCTGGAATGGGGCTCTGCAGTCAAAAACACTATGGGAGATGTCAAAATTCGCGCGATACAGTATGGGCAATACGTCTCACCGTTTTATGAAATCTGTTTGTGAGCTACCAAAGATAAAACACGAAAACCTAATCAAGGCTATCACGACGTCCGCTGAAACGCGTGAATCACAGACGTTAGAGGTTCTCGCCAAAGCTGAAATTGAGCTAGTTTTTGGGTTCGGCTTCTTTAAGACACCGAACTTGATAGGTGTTGCGAAGAAAGACGGCACGGAGGAAAATGTAGAGGCGGACTACTTTGTCATTGCCACAGGTGCTCAGCCACGTCCCCACCCAACCGCTGTCGCGGACGGGAAAGTTGTCTTCACATCGGATGATATCATGTGGCAGCCACTTCCAAAGAGCATTGTTATTATTGGCGCGGGTGTCATTGGATGCGAATTTGCATCCATTTTCGCTAATTTTGGGGTAACACAAGTGAATATTATTGAAAAAAGTGGCCGCATTCTGCCCATGGAGGATGAGGATATTGCACTCTTTGTACAAACGCTTCTTGAAAATAAGGGTGTGTACTTTCACCATCACTCTGCCATGGAAAGCAGTAACATCGAGGAAGGAAAATTTAACTACACTCTTAGAGACGTTCGCGACAATTCTCTTCATGAACATGTCACTGACAGTGCTTTGGTCTCTATCGGACGCGTACCAATGGTTTCGAAGCTGAATTTGAAGACAATTGGCGTCAAGATGGAAAATAACCACATTAACCGCGATGACTTTCTTCGCGTAGCACCACACAAGAATATTTATGCCTGTGGGGACACCTGTACACGTGCTGCTCTCGTTAACGTCGCCGAACTCGAGGGGCGTGCATGCATAGACCACATGTACATACCATATCCTGAGGAACAATTGAAGCTGAAGCTTGACAATCTATCCACAATAATGTTCCTTGATCAAGAAGTTGCGGCAGTCGGCCTAAATGAGCAGCAGTGTCAAAAGATGTCCATCGGATACAAGATGGCACGATATAGCTACGAATACGTTGGACGTGCACTGGCGATGGGAAACACGAGAGGATTTATCAAACTCGTTGTGACAAACGACAAAAGGATGCAAGTCCTCGGTGTGCGAGCAGTAGGTCCCCATGCCAGCAGTATTATTGAACTTGCGTCGTTGGCCATCCACAACTGTGATTCTGCGTATGACTTGCGCAACCTTCACGCCGCCTACCCCGCTATCACTCAGGCATTCCAAGAGTGTCTTCACATGCTTTTAGGTTCATCAATTCTGAAACCCGGTGTCTTCCCACAACTTGTTGTCAGGGAATGGAATCCACCTCACTTCGAGCACGGACGCTCATATGCTAAGAAAAAGTGA